One region of Endozoicomonas sp. Mp262 genomic DNA includes:
- a CDS encoding DUF3833 domain-containing protein encodes MKDRICRLGVLFIVIFSLAGCSSMNIDEFAGNEPELKIEEYFQGKTWAWGIVEDRFGQLRRSFKVVMNGDYKNNQLILDEDFFYDDGTLDKRIWKIDTLEGNRYRGTAEGVIGTATGKRAGNAFNWQYEMDLEISGRKWRVKFDDWLFLQPDGVLINRATISKWGITLGSLTFVFTKQEPGQ; translated from the coding sequence GTGAAGGATCGTATATGCCGGTTAGGGGTTCTTTTCATTGTTATTTTTAGTCTGGCAGGATGCAGTTCTATGAATATTGATGAGTTTGCTGGCAATGAGCCAGAATTAAAAATAGAAGAGTATTTTCAGGGTAAAACCTGGGCCTGGGGTATTGTTGAAGACCGCTTTGGTCAATTAAGGCGGTCATTTAAGGTGGTTATGAATGGAGACTATAAAAACAATCAACTCATCCTCGATGAGGACTTTTTTTATGATGATGGCACTCTGGATAAGCGTATCTGGAAAATTGATACCCTGGAAGGTAACAGATACCGTGGCACGGCAGAGGGGGTAATTGGTACCGCCACTGGGAAGAGGGCAGGTAACGCTTTTAACTGGCAGTATGAGATGGATCTGGAGATCAGTGGCCGGAAATGGCGGGTCAAGTTTGATGACTGGCTTTTTCTGCAACCTGACGGGGTTTTGATTAATAGAGCTACCATTAGTAAGTGGGGGATTACCCTGGGTTCCCTGACCTTTGTTTTCACCAAGCAAGAACCCGGGCAATGA
- a CDS encoding SDR family NAD(P)-dependent oxidoreductase: MTITGVPKLPWKCVWITGASQGIGRALALELAKQGINVAASARSVERLKILEQEASSLAGNIKSYPLDVLQKDAVAETVKNIERDLGEIDVAVLNAGTYIPIEATEFSSELVRGQLELNVMGVCHGIEALLKTFLKRNKGHIAINASLAGYRGLPKASGYGASKAALINLSESLSVDLESQNIRVQVINPGFVKTPLTDQNTFYMPFLIGSDKAAKIIINGLQSRRFDIRFPAVFALIMAGLRCLPFRLYKFFVRRLE; this comes from the coding sequence ATGACGATAACAGGTGTTCCAAAACTGCCATGGAAGTGCGTATGGATAACCGGAGCCAGTCAGGGAATAGGGCGGGCATTGGCATTGGAGCTGGCAAAACAGGGTATCAATGTTGCAGCCAGCGCCAGAAGCGTAGAGCGGTTAAAAATATTGGAGCAGGAGGCTTCCTCTCTGGCTGGAAACATCAAGTCCTATCCTCTGGATGTATTACAGAAAGATGCGGTGGCAGAGACAGTAAAAAACATTGAGCGTGATTTGGGAGAAATTGATGTTGCTGTCCTGAATGCCGGAACCTACATACCCATTGAAGCCACAGAGTTCAGCAGTGAGCTGGTTCGTGGGCAGCTTGAACTGAATGTGATGGGAGTATGCCATGGTATAGAAGCACTATTAAAGACTTTCCTTAAGCGTAATAAAGGACATATTGCCATTAATGCATCCCTTGCCGGTTATCGGGGGTTGCCTAAAGCCAGTGGCTATGGAGCCAGTAAAGCGGCACTGATCAATCTATCTGAGTCACTATCCGTTGATCTTGAAAGCCAGAATATTCGTGTGCAGGTAATTAATCCGGGATTTGTTAAAACCCCCTTAACGGATCAAAATACCTTTTATATGCCATTTCTTATAGGCAGCGATAAGGCAGCTAAAATAATCATAAATGGATTGCAATCACGCCGTTTTGATATTCGGTTTCCTGCTGTTTTTGCTTTAATAATGGCCGGGCTTCGCTGCTTGCCTTTTCGGTTATACAAGTTTTTTGTTCGCAGGCTTGAGTAA
- a CDS encoding YecH family protein: MNESIHGHNVLKLIKGQDTPLSHEQQLKALQEHFGERAQYHTCSLQGLTAEQLLSLFIEKGKLAMDGNKINFVGCQCNH; the protein is encoded by the coding sequence TTGAACGAATCAATACATGGACATAATGTACTTAAGCTGATCAAAGGCCAGGACACTCCATTATCTCATGAGCAACAGCTTAAAGCTTTACAGGAGCACTTTGGCGAACGCGCTCAGTACCATACCTGCTCATTACAAGGGCTAACAGCAGAACAACTGCTCAGCCTTTTTATTGAAAAAGGCAAGCTGGCTATGGATGGCAATAAAATTAACTTTGTGGGTTGTCAGTGTAATCACTAA
- a CDS encoding DUF6134 family protein: protein MKRYVVWFWLLALNAQATDWHRLYGEGMRFDVVRNGEDVGDYRISFHQQGEEWHITSGMEMSISVFLLFTFNYHYEAKEIWQNNLLRQLAVKESRNGKTLLLKARAENQRLVGEGQSGPLNVRLPILTTSHYNSAVLTGSQVLNTLTGEVNHYALKPMKKELVNTNKGLVMASRFRYEGQLDDTEVWYTPEGHWVRLWFKGDDGSDIEFRCVQCIQ from the coding sequence ATGAAGCGGTACGTTGTCTGGTTCTGGTTATTGGCCCTTAATGCCCAGGCCACCGACTGGCACCGGCTTTATGGCGAGGGTATGCGCTTTGATGTGGTGCGTAATGGTGAGGATGTGGGAGACTACCGCATAAGTTTTCACCAGCAGGGTGAAGAATGGCACATAACCAGCGGTATGGAGATGTCAATCTCGGTTTTCTTGCTGTTCACTTTCAACTATCACTATGAGGCAAAGGAGATTTGGCAAAATAATCTGTTAAGACAGTTAGCCGTCAAGGAATCTCGCAATGGCAAAACCCTGCTATTGAAAGCCCGGGCAGAAAATCAACGGCTTGTGGGAGAGGGGCAGTCTGGTCCTCTGAATGTGAGATTACCCATTTTAACCACTTCACACTACAACAGTGCGGTATTAACGGGTAGCCAGGTACTCAATACGCTTACCGGAGAAGTGAATCACTACGCCCTGAAACCAATGAAAAAAGAGCTGGTCAATACCAATAAGGGGCTGGTGATGGCGAGTCGCTTCCGGTATGAAGGGCAGCTGGATGATACAGAGGTTTGGTATACCCCTGAAGGGCACTGGGTCAGGCTTTGGTTTAAAGGGGATGATGGATCTGATATCGAGTTTCGCTGTGTCCAATGTATACAGTAG